The DNA sequence GCAATTGAGACTACAAGGAAGTTTGCTTCCCTTCCAAATGTGCTTAAAGGATATTTGGCTGAACCTTAAAAGCAAGAGTAGCAATATCATGTAGAAGCATTTTGATACGCCAAGGGGGGTTTTCTTGTTACTAAGAAAAGAAATTTATGCTGTCCTTAGGAATGGAACGGTAGGATCCTCACATATAAGGTCTTATGAAAAAGGGCTGTGAATTAGAGGTTTATGAAAGTTAATGAAGACTTCCAAGAAATACCCATCAAAACCTTTTGTTGGGTGCGAGCGAAAATTGCGTTGTTTTGGTGTTGAACAAAGCGATGAAACCAACACAGAAAGTGCAAACAATCCATCCAACCTTCATATtcttgtatatttatgttgaaaCATGATAGCAAACACTTGATTCAAAGGTAAACGTCAAACCTAACAAAGTTGACAACTTTATAAGATCTAAAAACTTCTGTAAAACAATGAAACAACCTTTCCTATCACATTAATACAAAGACACACTAGGCATCTTCCAATGGCCTGGAACAAGGTGGGATGATCTGGCAATTACTTGCATGCATATCACTTTTGAACCTAAGGCTGCGTTGAGGGTGGTTGCTGCTGTGTTTGGCCTTGTACTTTAGGAGGAATCTTTGCGGCCATAGCACGTAATTGGTTTGCAATCTCAGTGAAGTTCAGTCTCTCAAATGGCTCTGATGACCAGCATCTCTCCATCAGTAATTTCCACTCTGGATCACAAGACTCAGGGATTGGTGGCCGCAATGTATTACTCACAATACCGCCTGCATCATATATGAATGACTCCATCAATATCTCTCAAATTCTCAATCCAAATAAACCTTGTAAGAGCCAAGCGTGATTACAGAAATAATAAGTTATTAAGCAGTAGATCACCTATGATAGCACCATAGTGTAAGTCCCCATATGGTTCTTCTCCAGTGAGGAGCTCCCACAGTACGATACCAAAAGAAAACACATCAACCTAATgtatccacaaaaaaaaaaaagtcaataaAAGTATGCCCAAGGGGCAATCATATGTCACAAACTATTCCATATTTCAAAAGTCAAAAGGAAAACACAAACCTTCTCAGAGACAAGGCTACTGCTACCATTCAAAAGTTCTGGTGCCATCCATGGAAGTGTCCCTCGCACACCACCGGAGATCAGGGTCTGACATTTCACCTTTGATAGGCCCAAATCACCAACCTGACATCAGAAGCAGACATGTGAActtcttttcttatttggtTAGGTGTGAACTTGGTCTTATAAATACACTCTATTAATAAAAGCATATTAATAGATCACTGTATTGAACAGCAAGCGTATTATTGCTGCAAATAAAGCCATTTTGAATGCAAGGAAGAGCACTCCAGTCACTTACCTTGCAAATTGGGCGGTGTGGATCTCGAAGATTGACAAGTAAGTTGTCACTTTTCAAATCAAAGTGCACTATATTCTTTCCATGCAGGTACTCCATTCCAAATGCCACATCCATTGCAATCAATAGACGTTTGCGCTTGTCCAGACTCCTGTGTTATTTACCTTAAGAGTAAGCTAtttattaaaatgaaaattaaatgCCGACTATTGCATCCATTAAAATTTAATCACACAAAGCAAAGTCATTACTTCTCATTCTTCTGCAAGGCATTTCTAAGAGAACCATTAACCATAAACTCTGTTACGGTTGCCACAGAACCTCCCGGACCATCAAGTACAACGCCATAAAAAGCTACCACATTTGGGTGGTGCAAGTCAGCGAGGTTGATGGCCTCATTCCAGAAATCTTTTCTCTGATaaaattacataaaccaaaataCAGCCCAATAAGTGATACGTTAATGAACAAAATTAGTAGTTTCTGAAAACAAGTGTCTGAGAAGACAAACCATCCGCTCCTGTTCTGAAGGCTTCCCAGCAAAACACCTATCATTGATTCGTTTGATTGCAACATCAGTGCCCCTCCACTTTCCATGGTAGACGGTACCAAAGGTTCCAGAACCCAATTCTCTGAGCTCTTCAAGGTCACTATTCTTAATAATCTACCAAAaacaataaccaaaaaaaaaaaaagtcatattCATGGCACAAGTTAACAGCACCAGATCACACTTAGGAAACATAGAACAATGTTTTTAACCTGCAGCCGGCCAATGCCATCTGATACTGGAAACCCCAGATTTGGCTTATCTGGATATTGGGTCTTGACGTCCTGAAATAGAAAACAGAAATTAGAAAGCTGCAGTTGGTGAAAGCCTGGAATATTGCAATGCATGAGAGCGAGAAATTCAGAAATTTAAGTGTATTAGTGCACATCCTCAAAAATACATATGAATTACTAAATAAACAACCTCAACGGTGCGCTGCATGCTTGAAGTGCTGATTTGACCTTCATCTTGGTTGGAATCATATGCAGACTCATTTTTGTCATGAAAATCAGGATTTGACGGCGGAGATGACTGCAAAACTGAGGCAGCTACACCCTCAGCAACAGCTTTACCTTGCTTGATCAGTTCCTCCGCTGATCCTATGACCAAAGAAATAAGACAATTATTATGATGTCCAATTAAGTAACTAAAAAATGAACAAAGCAAAATATAGAAAGACCTTTGACTGACCTTTGGAAGACTGGGCATGATCTGGACTAAAATCCTTGTTCAAATTGCCCGGTGGCTGTTGACCTACATCCTCCAATCGCATTTCTGTATTTAGTTCTGCACCATTGCCACCAAAGGGATCTCTATTTGTACAGGGTTCCTTTTTCAATTGTATTTTGGTAGGTATAGGAGGTGGAAGATGAGTATCATGGTGCAAATTCCAAGGATCTTGATCGCTGAATAGTGAGTTTGAAGAGTCCTGGACATCAACCGTTCTCATAGGTGTAGAGAAAGAAGATGGGATGTTAGCATTTGAAGTAACAACTTCAACATCAGTAGGTACCATGTTGGGCTGGAATCTCAAGTTCTCATTTGTCCATTCAGCAGGAGGTTGAGTTCTATTAGGTAGAGGGGTGGAAACAACAGGGTTGCCATAATGAAATGCATGAGAATCCACAGGGACTCCAATTCTTGATTGTTGATAAGATTCAGGATTTCCCCACATATATGGTTGTGGTGCCTCAACGAATTCTACTGGCTCTGTACTATGCATTTGTGAGACTCCAGTAGTGTAAGAAGCCAGTACTTCAGTTGGAATAAATTGATTCCTGTCAAAGATATTATCTGAAGGTAATTCCCTTCCTGCAACTTGTGGTGGTTTCTGATCATAGCTGTCTTCCCTTCTAGGCGTTTCAACAGGTGACTTACCATGCTCATTATTAACATAAACCTCAGATGGGCTTATCCTGAAGGTTTCCATCATCTGAGAAGCATTTTCTTCTTTCGGAAATTTGTTGGAATATGCTTGCGGAGACTCACGAACCAGGCATTCCGGAGTTTGAACAGGCAGGCCTCCAGTAAGTGGTACCTCTTGATTAACGGGAGTGTTAACCAAATCTTCCTGTTTAACCTGATACTGGGTTGGGGCAGCCCTCCTCATGACACCCTGGGGTGCTGAAATCATTGGATGATCAACTTGTTGAAGATTATTTCTCTCCTCCTCATATTTTCCCTCAGAATTCTGCACTATCCCAGTTGCATCTGAATGCGGTGTTCCAACAAGAGGATCTACTTGGCCTTGGACCCCGGGTCTAATCTCAACTCCCTGCCCAACATTACCTTCCCCCAATGCTCCACTTACCACAACCCTGTTTGTTGGCTGAGATCTCCAGTTTTCCTCCATAAGGAGACTGTGGTAATTTGAATCTGAATCAGATACAGGGCTTGCACCACCGTCTCGTTGACCCTGTACTGGGACCGGGTCAGAATGTGCATGAGGCAAAGCCTTCTGACACATAAAGCAGTCTTCCAACCTGTTGGATTTCTCAGGATACATTACCTGTTGGTGGGAGACCAAACCTTCATGGAAAATCATATGTTCCGGCAGTGGAAACTGATGCCAGCCATAAGCACTTCCTACTGCTGGTGAGGGGACCTGCACCTGATATGTATTATAGCTTTGTTCAGCTGGAAGCTGGACAACCCTGGGGCCAAAGGCAGTTTCATCCACATAATGATGATCTAATCGAGTCTGTTGGGGTTGCATCAATGGCTGAAGCACATTTGGTCTCATACTAACATGAGAAGACGAAGGACTCATAGTCATATGCACTGCAGGAATGAAGTGATGCGAGGTCATGCCAGCACCACTATCAAGGAATTGCTGTTGGGTATAGCCAGGACCAGCAGTCCCAAACAGGTGAGGATTTGGGAATCCCATCTGGGGAAGAAGCTGGCGAGGATTAACATAAGCTTGCAGATAAGGAGAAGTGGACTGAATGTCAATTCCAGGTTGCTGCAACCCCAGTTGTTGCTGTGATACTGTAACAGGCACAGTCCTTTCTAACTCTACCTCAGGCAGAGAAGATGATGTTTGGGGAGGGCCAGTCTTAACCACATTAATGCCTGATGGAACTGTAGAAACTTCATAAACTGCAGGGTTAGGATCTGGAAGAACCAATCTTGTACCAGTGTCCTGAGAGTTGGTCGAACCTCCTTTAGGGGATAACTTGTCCCCTTTAGGCGATAACCGGCCTGTAGTTCCAGCTACATCCCCCTGGCAAGGAGCTGAGCTATCAACAGCATCAGTTCCACTAATATCAGAATTCTGTGTTGAAGTTGCACTTGTTATACTCTCTCTCCTCATCATACCACTACCAACCCCATCCGTAATCCCATTCACAGCATCAACATATCTCTGCCCACTATCATGTAAATCCCCAAACTGTACAGAACCAGATGTATCAAGTTCTGAAGCAGAAAATAGAAACACCCTCAGTTTTGCTGACCCATCTGGAGATCTCTCCACTAACTTCTCATACTCATCCTTCATATTGTCAAGATCATCAGCACATGAAACTGACACCAGTGCATCAAGATCCTCGTCGGGGAGCTGATATTTAATAACCACAGATTGCCCGTATGAATCCACCATTTTCTGCACTAGCTCGTTGAAGTTCACATCTCTCCGAACACTAATAATCCTTGTCTGTCCTCCAACATATCTCAACATCCCATCACTTGGTCTGGGCAAAATCTTGCCACCGAAACTGCACAGCAGCTTTATTTTCTTCCCTGACACAGAATCATCTCCACCATCATCACTGGCTTGATCACTCCGATTTCCCATATTAGGACTATAAGTAAACCCAGATGTCAAATCACTACCCGACCGATCACCAAAATTGCTCTTACTGCCTAAATTGGTACTATAACCAAACCGAGCTGACAAATCACAAACACCCTGATCCAAACCATTACCAACAACCATACTCCCCACATTCGAACTGCACACATAAGGCCCAGCTCCAGCTGCTGCAGGAGAGCTTACAAGATCAACCGCACTCCCAATAAACCTACTCCCCAAATTAGGACTGTAACCGATTCCCACACCAATTGCAGGGCTCACACCCGGATGCCCCACCGGCTCAGGCATCCTAGGGCCCCATGTGGCCACACCCGTCACCGGATTCCCATACCCTAAACTAACATACCCCGCCTCTGAACCCGGCCCAGGGTAATACATAGGACTATTACCTTGAGCAAGGTTGGGGAGAAACCCAGCTGTAGTAGCCAACGCAATGCGGGGCTCCTCAGCCACACTCCGAGCTACATTTAAAGGCCTCAAATCTTGGGGAACCGAATTTTGATCAAACGCCATATCTAGAAATGAATAAACTCAATTTGAATCAAGGCACCTGTAAATTTTTTCAATCCTAAACACTGAAACAGAGGATCAAACACAATAAAGCTCACACCTTTGCTTCACAATCCCAGTATTACTACAAACCCAAGTCATATTCCACCAAACTAGTCCTAAATTTCACATCCTTATACCAAAAACAAGGCTAAACTAAACACAGAAATATCAAAATtgcaatagagagagagaaacagagagtaCCAGATTTAAATGGCGTCgtgaaaacagagagagagagagagagagagagagatatagaaACAACTCTGAGTCGGTGATCAAGCTCACAGTGACAAGCGTCCCCCTCGATTCAGGGCCTCGTCACTTGGTGTTTGTCTCTAAAGATCAAATCTTTGATTCACCTACAAGATTTTGGAGGTGGGTCTGAAATTTTTCTCGGGAAAAAAGGaatgaagaaacagaaagagTGAGGCTTTGTGTGAAGGAATTGGAGGGTGTTGGGCTTTAGGTTTTTCGAAAGCTTTGGTGTATTTTTGGGtttgagaagagaagagaagagaagagaggaggAGAGGGGGAGGTGATGGT is a window from the Rosa chinensis cultivar Old Blush chromosome 2, RchiOBHm-V2, whole genome shotgun sequence genome containing:
- the LOC112185729 gene encoding uncharacterized protein LOC112185729: MAFDQNSVPQDLRPLNVARSVAEEPRIALATTAGFLPNLAQGNSPMYYPGPGSEAGYVSLGYGNPVTGVATWGPRMPEPVGHPGVSPAIGVGIGYSPNLGSRFIGSAVDLVSSPAAAGAGPYVCSSNVGSMVVGNGLDQGVCDLSARFGYSTNLGSKSNFGDRSGSDLTSGFTYSPNMGNRSDQASDDGGDDSVSGKKIKLLCSFGGKILPRPSDGMLRYVGGQTRIISVRRDVNFNELVQKMVDSYGQSVVIKYQLPDEDLDALVSVSCADDLDNMKDEYEKLVERSPDGSAKLRVFLFSASELDTSGSVQFGDLHDSGQRYVDAVNGITDGVGSGMMRRESITSATSTQNSDISGTDAVDSSAPCQGDVAGTTGRLSPKGDKLSPKGGSTNSQDTGTRLVLPDPNPAVYEVSTVPSGINVVKTGPPQTSSSLPEVELERTVPVTVSQQQLGLQQPGIDIQSTSPYLQAYVNPRQLLPQMGFPNPHLFGTAGPGYTQQQFLDSGAGMTSHHFIPAVHMTMSPSSSHVSMRPNVLQPLMQPQQTRLDHHYVDETAFGPRVVQLPAEQSYNTYQVQVPSPAVGSAYGWHQFPLPEHMIFHEGLVSHQQVMYPEKSNRLEDCFMCQKALPHAHSDPVPVQGQRDGGASPVSDSDSNYHSLLMEENWRSQPTNRVVVSGALGEGNVGQGVEIRPGVQGQVDPLVGTPHSDATGIVQNSEGKYEEERNNLQQVDHPMISAPQGVMRRAAPTQYQVKQEDLVNTPVNQEVPLTGGLPVQTPECLVRESPQAYSNKFPKEENASQMMETFRISPSEVYVNNEHGKSPVETPRREDSYDQKPPQVAGRELPSDNIFDRNQFIPTEVLASYTTGVSQMHSTEPVEFVEAPQPYMWGNPESYQQSRIGVPVDSHAFHYGNPVVSTPLPNRTQPPAEWTNENLRFQPNMVPTDVEVVTSNANIPSSFSTPMRTVDVQDSSNSLFSDQDPWNLHHDTHLPPPIPTKIQLKKEPCTNRDPFGGNGAELNTEMRLEDVGQQPPGNLNKDFSPDHAQSSKGSAEELIKQGKAVAEGVAASVLQSSPPSNPDFHDKNESAYDSNQDEGQISTSSMQRTVEDVKTQYPDKPNLGFPVSDGIGRLQIIKNSDLEELRELGSGTFGTVYHGKWRGTDVAIKRINDRCFAGKPSEQERMRKDFWNEAINLADLHHPNVVAFYGVVLDGPGGSVATVTEFMVNGSLRNALQKNEKSLDKRKRLLIAMDVAFGMEYLHGKNIVHFDLKSDNLLVNLRDPHRPICKVGDLGLSKVKCQTLISGGVRGTLPWMAPELLNGSSSLVSEKVDVFSFGIVLWELLTGEEPYGDLHYGAIIGGIVSNTLRPPIPESCDPEWKLLMERCWSSEPFERLNFTEIANQLRAMAAKIPPKVQGQTQQQPPSTQP